TCCAGCGACAGTGTGGCCAGCAGCGCCTGCGCGTTGCGATTGAGCGTCGCCCAGTCAATCTTGCCCGCCTTGCGTACAAAGCGGCCAATGTAGATGTTCTCGGCCACCGACAGATTGGGGCAGAGGTTCACTTCCTGGTACACGGTGCGGATACCGACGGATTCCGCCGCCTCAGGTGAATCAAGCTTCACGGTTTGGCCGTCAAATACAATTTCGCCCGCTTCAGCGGGGTGGACGCCGGTGAGCACTTTGATCAGCGTGGATTTACCTGCGCCGTTCTGGCCCATCAGGGTATGAATTTCGCCCGCGAACAGGCGAAACTCAACCTGCTTCAAGGCATGCACGCCGGGAAAGCGCTTTTCTATCCCGCTCATATGCAAAATGGCCTCGCTATTGGGGCGGCGAGGCGGGGAACTGGCAATGGCATTCATGGATCTCGGTCCTTGTGGCGCAAGCCTTTGGTTGAATGTCGGTTCGGGGCTGGCGTTGTTCTTGTCAGGAGAACAGGAAGGGCCAGTTACGGCAGGGCGCCGCTTGACGACGCCCCGCCGTGACTTTCAACTCAACTTAATACTTGCGTGACGGGAAGGCCGCAGCTGCGGTTTCCATCGGGAAGACCGTTTCTTTGGTGACGATGCGTTTCGGAACCGACTTGCCGGCAGCAACCAGCTTGGCGGTATCCATCAGTTGTGGTCCGAGCAACGGGCTGCATTCCACAGAGACATTCATCTTGCCAGCCATCATGGCCTGGAAGCCGCCCTTGGTCGCATCAAACGACACAATGATGATGTCTTTGCCTGGCTTCAGACCGGCTTCTTCAATGGCTTGAATCGCGCCAATCGACATATCGTCATTGTGCGAATAGACCACCTGGATTTGCTTGCCATAAGACTTGAGGAAAGCTTCCATCACTTGCTTGCCACCGGCACGAGTGAAATCGCCGCTCTGGCTGGCAATGATCTTGAAGCGGTCATCGCTCTTGATGATTTCAATCAAGCCGTTGTGCCGATCAATGGCCGGTGCCGAACCCACTGTGCCTTGCAGTTCTGCGATATTGATCGGGCCTTGTGCGCCTTTGTAGTGATCTTCCAGCCAACGGCCACCACGGCGGCCTTCTTCCAGGAAGTCCGAACCAATGAACGCGGTGTAGAGCGAGTCGTCTGATACTTTGACTGCACGGTCGGTCAGGATGACCGGAATCTTGGCGGCTTTGGCTTCACGCAATACTGGCTCCCAGCCCGATTCCACCACCGGCGAGAAAGCAATAACATCCACTTTTTGCGCAATGTAAGAGCGAATCGCCTTGATCTGGTTTTCCTGCTTTTGCTGGGCATCCGAGAACTTAAGGTCTACGCCTGCATCTTTGGCGCTGCTCTTGATGGATTCGGTGTTGGCGGTGCGCCATTCACTTTCTGCACCCACCTGGGCAAACCCCAGTACCAGCTTGTCTGCGGCATGGGCTAGCGAGCCACACACCATCAGCCCGGCAGCGACCATGACCGCGGCCAGAATCTTTCTGCTCGACTTTTGCATAATCTTCGACTCCTTCTAATGGATTGTTTTGCCGGCACTTTCTTGGTGCGGCCGGATCAGGCTTTCATGATTTCAAAGCCTGTAAAATCCTGCGCCAGGCTAGCATTCATACCAATGTAATTTTCGGCTGAAGCTATGCACAAAACAGGACAAATGTGCACTGCCATGGGGCGTTGCTTACCGATGAAAATGACGCAGTTATTGGCATTGCAGCAAAAACGGTGATTTGGCGGATGGACGAATACGCCAGAGCAGGGCGACAAAACGGTTGCGCATCCATGCGCGCCAAAAAGTGAGAGATGGATCAAACGGTTGGCGTGAGACCGCCGAAATGAGTGGTCAG
This genomic interval from Silvimonas soli contains the following:
- a CDS encoding ABC transporter substrate-binding protein, which translates into the protein MQKSSRKILAAVMVAAGLMVCGSLAHAADKLVLGFAQVGAESEWRTANTESIKSSAKDAGVDLKFSDAQQKQENQIKAIRSYIAQKVDVIAFSPVVESGWEPVLREAKAAKIPVILTDRAVKVSDDSLYTAFIGSDFLEEGRRGGRWLEDHYKGAQGPINIAELQGTVGSAPAIDRHNGLIEIIKSDDRFKIIASQSGDFTRAGGKQVMEAFLKSYGKQIQVVYSHNDDMSIGAIQAIEEAGLKPGKDIIIVSFDATKGGFQAMMAGKMNVSVECSPLLGPQLMDTAKLVAAGKSVPKRIVTKETVFPMETAAAAFPSRKY